One Leptolyngbya ohadii IS1 genomic window carries:
- a CDS encoding SDR family oxidoreductase, with protein sequence MSFDAFGDFRMDGQIAIVTGGAQNIGEAIAKTFSGAGAKVMIADLNGDKAEATAAAIQAETGNEVRGIECNVTLEKDIQRCVDETVKAFGGVSTLVNNVGWGRAYDDPLAVSEEDMIESYKLNTLSAMRMTAACRPYLLQAENATITNSGSLVGTIPAFDFIAYSAAKAALNHLMLGLAHYFAKEVRINTVLIGTVLTAGYAAAGLDEKAQYALAHPNNLTGRAGKPQDVANAFLWLASPAGSWVSGQTIQVSGGGTRIKLKPE encoded by the coding sequence ATGAGCTTTGATGCATTTGGCGATTTTCGCATGGATGGACAGATTGCGATCGTGACGGGTGGTGCCCAAAATATTGGAGAGGCGATCGCTAAAACCTTCTCTGGTGCAGGGGCAAAGGTGATGATTGCCGATCTTAACGGAGATAAAGCGGAAGCAACGGCGGCGGCAATCCAGGCGGAAACGGGGAACGAAGTGCGGGGCATTGAATGCAATGTGACGCTGGAAAAAGATATTCAGCGGTGCGTTGATGAGACTGTGAAAGCGTTTGGCGGCGTTTCAACCCTGGTGAATAATGTCGGCTGGGGTCGGGCGTATGACGATCCGCTGGCGGTATCCGAAGAGGACATGATCGAGAGCTACAAGCTCAACACGCTGTCTGCCATGCGAATGACTGCTGCCTGCCGTCCCTACCTGCTCCAAGCCGAAAACGCCACGATTACGAATTCCGGTTCTCTGGTGGGTACGATTCCCGCATTTGACTTTATTGCCTACTCTGCTGCTAAGGCTGCCCTCAATCATCTGATGCTGGGCTTGGCACACTACTTTGCAAAGGAAGTTCGGATTAACACGGTGCTGATTGGTACAGTGCTGACCGCAGGCTACGCAGCGGCGGGTCTGGATGAAAAAGCACAGTATGCCCTGGCGCACCCGAACAACCTGACGGGACGGGCAGGCAAACCTCAGGATGTAGCAAATGCGTTTCTCTGGCTGGCATCTCCGGCGGGTTCCTGGGTCAGTGGGCAGACGATCCAGGTATCGGGGGGTGGCACCAGAATTAAGCTGAAGCCCGAATAG
- a CDS encoding alpha/beta hydrolase — MTAATVLLSVSPARSAETIHFQYGLLERTLQVRSLEEFAETGEVNPELRSFFDFLKVDLQKQQEFRQILTEPVQISPVLLSQFFYTGLGAGFLTQFGSYIRTEANNNGFYALRSAIILAAGNPEGLSLLNVLREYPTNMRVDVAQSLSLSSAASIVLDATDFFTQALKELSETEAQKATPIDFSTLTDLTKPGRYEVTQQRWQLQDTGRDRSFYVDLYQPQQLPPGETPVIILSHGLASNPEDFADRARYLVSYGFFVAVPQHPGSDTLHAENLLQGLSKDVFVLQEFIDRPLDIRFLLDELERRNQTEFAGRLNLRSVGVMGHSFGGYTALTLAGATIDFEHLRRECSNRLAYVDVSLFLQCRALDLPQQNYDLSDPRVTAVYAMNPVNNSIFGPTGLGKIQVPVMLESGSLDPVTPAIFEQVRSFDMLTTPNKYLAVLEGQAHVDFADLDTQLRSLVESVSYLTLPHPELLNNYSNALALAFFEVSLMGNQSYQPYLNASYAEYLSRDQEFGVFLVSGASSEGLKQYSREFRSRL; from the coding sequence ATGACTGCGGCTACTGTGTTGCTATCGGTTTCACCTGCTCGATCGGCTGAAACGATTCATTTTCAATACGGGCTATTGGAGAGAACGCTGCAAGTTCGATCGCTGGAGGAGTTTGCAGAAACAGGTGAAGTGAATCCGGAGCTACGGTCTTTCTTTGATTTCCTCAAAGTTGATTTGCAGAAGCAGCAGGAATTTCGGCAAATTCTCACCGAACCTGTGCAGATCAGTCCCGTTTTGCTGTCTCAGTTCTTCTATACGGGACTTGGCGCAGGCTTTCTGACGCAGTTTGGCTCCTACATCCGGACTGAGGCAAACAACAACGGTTTCTATGCGCTGCGTTCTGCTATTATCCTGGCAGCAGGAAATCCAGAGGGGCTGTCCCTTCTCAATGTGCTGCGAGAGTATCCGACAAATATGCGCGTGGATGTCGCTCAAAGTTTGTCCCTCTCCAGTGCAGCCAGTATTGTTCTAGATGCAACGGATTTTTTCACCCAGGCATTGAAAGAGCTTTCCGAAACTGAGGCACAAAAAGCCACTCCGATCGATTTTTCGACTCTGACCGATCTCACAAAGCCAGGACGCTACGAAGTCACACAGCAGCGATGGCAGCTCCAGGATACGGGACGCGATCGTTCCTTTTACGTTGATCTGTACCAACCCCAGCAATTGCCTCCTGGCGAAACCCCTGTCATTATCCTTTCCCACGGATTAGCCTCTAACCCCGAAGACTTCGCCGATCGCGCTCGTTATCTGGTATCCTATGGCTTTTTTGTTGCAGTTCCTCAGCATCCGGGCAGCGATACTTTGCACGCCGAGAATTTATTGCAGGGACTCTCAAAAGATGTATTTGTCCTGCAAGAGTTTATCGATCGTCCGCTTGATATTCGCTTCCTGCTGGATGAACTGGAGCGGCGCAATCAAACCGAGTTTGCAGGTCGGCTGAATTTGCGATCGGTTGGCGTGATGGGACACTCCTTTGGTGGTTACACAGCACTGACATTGGCGGGAGCAACGATCGATTTTGAGCATCTGCGACGGGAATGCAGCAACAGGCTTGCTTACGTGGATGTGTCCCTATTTCTTCAGTGTCGCGCCTTGGATCTGCCCCAGCAAAATTATGATCTTAGCGATCCGCGAGTGACGGCAGTTTATGCGATGAACCCGGTCAACAACAGCATTTTTGGACCTACAGGATTAGGAAAAATTCAGGTTCCAGTGATGCTAGAGTCCGGTAGTCTTGATCCCGTTACGCCAGCGATTTTTGAGCAGGTGCGATCGTTTGATATGCTAACCACTCCCAACAAATACCTGGCAGTGCTTGAGGGGCAAGCGCATGTTGACTTTGCGGATCTTGATACCCAACTGAGAAGCTTAGTGGAGTCTGTAAGCTATCTCACCCTGCCGCATCCAGAACTTTTGAACAACTACAGCAATGCCCTGGCACTGGCGTTTTTTGAGGTATCGCTAATGGGCAATCAGTCCTATCAACCTTATCTCAATGCTTCCTATGCGGAATATCTGAGCCGGGATCAGGAATTTGGGGTGTTTCTGGTTAGTGGGGCATCTTCTGAAGGATTAAAACAGTACAGCCGAGAATTCCGATCGCGCCTTTAG
- a CDS encoding alginate export family protein, giving the protein MPASAGLAQEEFSDIHTTELNVSTHAADLEAIDAAPNPQPIELLAVTAIDQLPVEDIHQQPIDLLQENQSQENPLQKNSFNAETISLSPVVLPELEAVQTDSIDPILTASISADFTSQNAASHLLTQSSPEPSIDLSSDLSIDLSTSTQPPQSSETAYDPNAGIRIPLNLGEGRPIERVYIYLTNPTDDAAENETLQQEITEAFGIEAGESFSPLFVDRAIRQVQGLPFVESVEYRLYESNAPGRVIVAVLATLKPTTPQPEEASPAATTQQSGGILGSGDFGDFPTLYVSDRALFKFVLNGSVGLFSDTNPWFGNPQNFVFSPYQPNGTITWGEYSLEAGLAGITRIGDAPFYLYGAATYMISSTVQPDIFQEDDRFDGAIEQLYAGFLIAERGNPIAFNFSVGRQKFQLNQGFLFSQFSGAVNAQDRGASYLNPRTAYDMTVLANARIGNFRLQGFFLEPNLLSVQPRSQYLGANLSYNDRTLEASLAYITIPYSEAVYLLPGGQTEPREGLQVINPRIRFANLFGVDGLWAESEYAYEFSDRFNMSAHGAYIWVGYTANHVSWQPSFSYRFSGFSGDDPNTAAYERFDPLQAGGLSDWLQGLTLGKVFNNSNNFSHRVSVSVQPNELLSLSLVYYYRYANQLNNLGGSPSLQNLQSRDIGHELQLLTRYSLSRNLLLQFLSSIAFPGTAIQRAVSGETDPWFTIQLSAYMFF; this is encoded by the coding sequence ATGCCAGCTTCAGCGGGATTGGCACAGGAAGAGTTTAGCGATATTCACACCACCGAACTGAATGTTTCCACTCATGCTGCCGATCTGGAAGCTATTGACGCTGCTCCGAACCCACAACCGATCGAATTATTGGCGGTTACAGCGATCGATCAACTTCCTGTTGAGGATATACATCAGCAGCCGATCGATCTCTTGCAAGAAAATCAATCACAGGAAAATCCATTACAGAAAAATTCGTTTAATGCTGAGACTATTTCTCTCTCTCCCGTTGTCCTACCTGAGCTAGAGGCTGTTCAGACTGATTCGATCGATCCTATCCTGACCGCTTCTATATCAGCAGATTTTACTTCTCAAAATGCGGCTTCTCATCTGTTAACTCAATCCTCTCCGGAACCTTCAATTGATTTATCATCTGATTTGTCAATTGATTTATCAACCTCCACTCAGCCTCCTCAATCCTCTGAAACCGCCTACGATCCCAATGCCGGAATTCGCATTCCGCTAAATTTAGGGGAGGGTAGACCGATCGAGCGGGTCTATATTTATCTAACCAATCCAACAGACGATGCAGCAGAGAACGAAACGTTACAGCAGGAAATCACGGAAGCCTTTGGAATCGAGGCGGGAGAAAGCTTTAGTCCCTTGTTTGTCGATCGCGCCATTCGTCAGGTTCAAGGTTTACCCTTTGTAGAATCGGTAGAGTATCGTCTGTACGAATCCAATGCTCCCGGAAGGGTAATCGTCGCAGTATTAGCCACCCTTAAACCCACCACCCCTCAACCGGAAGAAGCAAGTCCAGCCGCAACAACCCAGCAATCGGGCGGCATCCTGGGCAGTGGAGACTTTGGAGATTTTCCCACGCTTTACGTGAGCGATCGTGCCCTATTTAAGTTTGTTCTGAATGGCAGTGTCGGGCTATTCAGCGATACCAATCCCTGGTTTGGCAATCCGCAGAATTTTGTGTTCAGTCCCTATCAACCAAACGGCACAATTACCTGGGGAGAGTATAGCTTAGAGGCAGGTTTGGCGGGCATTACCCGCATTGGAGATGCTCCTTTCTACCTCTACGGTGCTGCGACCTACATGATCTCCAGCACAGTTCAGCCCGATATCTTTCAGGAGGACGACCGCTTTGATGGAGCGATCGAGCAGCTATACGCCGGATTTTTGATCGCAGAACGAGGCAACCCAATCGCCTTTAACTTTTCTGTGGGGCGGCAGAAATTTCAATTAAACCAGGGCTTTTTGTTCTCCCAGTTTAGCGGTGCAGTGAACGCCCAGGATCGGGGTGCCAGCTACCTCAATCCACGTACCGCTTACGATATGACGGTTCTTGCAAATGCCAGAATTGGCAATTTCAGATTGCAGGGCTTTTTTCTGGAACCCAATCTGCTCTCGGTTCAACCCCGCTCCCAATATCTGGGTGCAAACCTGAGCTACAACGATCGCACCCTGGAAGCCAGCCTTGCCTATATCACTATTCCCTACTCCGAGGCGGTTTACCTCTTGCCCGGAGGACAGACCGAGCCGCGTGAAGGCTTGCAGGTGATTAACCCCCGAATTCGGTTCGCAAATCTATTTGGGGTAGATGGGCTATGGGCAGAGAGCGAGTACGCCTACGAATTTAGCGATCGCTTCAATATGTCGGCTCACGGGGCATATATTTGGGTGGGCTATACGGCGAACCATGTGTCCTGGCAGCCCAGTTTTAGCTACCGATTTTCTGGGTTTAGCGGCGATGATCCCAATACCGCTGCCTATGAGCGCTTTGATCCCTTGCAGGCGGGCGGACTATCGGATTGGCTACAGGGTTTGACGCTGGGTAAGGTGTTTAACAATTCCAATAACTTCTCCCATCGTGTCTCCGTTTCCGTTCAGCCGAATGAGCTACTGTCGCTATCGCTGGTTTACTATTACCGATACGCTAATCAGCTTAATAACTTAGGCGGAAGCCCTAGCTTACAGAATCTACAGTCTCGCGATATTGGTCATGAGCTTCAACTTCTAACTCGCTATTCGTTATCACGCAACCTTCTACTTCAGTTTCTTTCCTCGATCGCCTTTCCGGGAACTGCCATTCAGCGCGCTGTATCTGGCGAAACCGACCCCTGGTTCACGATTCAATTGTCAGCCTATATGTTTTTCTAG
- a CDS encoding response regulator transcription factor — MRILLVEDDRNLAAALTTLLNRHNYLLDVSTDGEMGWEMINIIDYDLVLLDVELPKLDGISLCRRLREHHYHVPVMLMTVRDSVTDKSVGLDSGADDYLVKPFDIQELLARIRVLSRRLAERSTTVLSCGKLRLDPKRREISYDGQVLPFSRKEFLLIELFLRHPHRVFSRGDIVDHLWSLDNLPTEDTVKSHIRRIRRKLSEFGAEDLIETLYGHGYRLNPAFASSESEDTLTPVQEKELKEAIGQVWQNIRSGVWEQLAILKQTILDLEAGNCVEQERIELARQIAHQIAGTVGTCGFEAASHITRAIETLLQQPLYLKTLYSLSHLVKVLSWELEQPIDDEVSQANLAVSTAKR; from the coding sequence ATGAGAATTCTGCTGGTCGAGGACGATCGCAATCTGGCAGCGGCTTTAACGACCCTGTTGAATCGGCATAACTACTTGCTTGATGTTTCAACAGACGGCGAGATGGGCTGGGAGATGATCAACATCATTGATTATGACCTCGTTCTACTGGATGTTGAGTTGCCTAAACTGGATGGAATTAGTTTGTGTCGTCGCTTACGGGAGCATCATTACCACGTTCCAGTGATGCTGATGACGGTTCGCGATTCGGTGACGGATAAGTCAGTCGGGCTGGATAGTGGTGCGGATGATTATCTGGTGAAGCCCTTTGATATTCAGGAGCTGTTAGCTCGTATCCGCGTCCTGTCCCGCCGTTTAGCAGAACGATCGACCACAGTTTTATCCTGCGGGAAACTCCGGCTTGATCCGAAGAGGCGGGAAATTTCCTATGATGGTCAGGTTTTGCCCTTTAGCCGCAAAGAGTTCCTGCTGATTGAGCTATTTTTGCGCCATCCGCATCGCGTGTTTAGCCGAGGGGATATTGTTGATCATCTCTGGTCGCTCGATAATTTGCCGACGGAAGACACGGTAAAATCCCACATCAGACGCATTCGGCGCAAACTGAGCGAGTTTGGTGCGGAGGATTTAATTGAAACGCTCTACGGACATGGCTATCGGCTAAATCCTGCCTTTGCCAGTTCTGAATCCGAAGATACCCTCACTCCAGTTCAGGAAAAAGAATTAAAGGAAGCGATCGGACAGGTTTGGCAGAATATTCGATCGGGTGTTTGGGAGCAGCTTGCCATCCTGAAGCAGACGATTCTCGACCTGGAGGCAGGCAATTGTGTAGAGCAGGAGCGGATCGAATTAGCGCGACAGATTGCCCATCAGATTGCAGGAACAGTCGGAACCTGTGGTTTTGAAGCTGCCTCTCATATTACAAGAGCGATCGAAACGCTGTTGCAGCAACCGCTCTATCTCAAGACCCTCTATTCGCTTTCGCATCTGGTTAAAGTGCTGAGCTGGGAATTAGAGCAACCGATCGACGATGAGGTCTCCCAGGCAAATCTAGCGGTTTCCACAGCAAAGAGATGA
- a CDS encoding DUF1350 family protein, producing the protein MSILLWGPATDPPLQSVHRELLQLGVPVLLADQELVAQTRFQWHTENTIQGLLEVGTQVINLAEVKAVYLRSHDASQLAAVTAQGKMMQGGTNLTRDHATALNQAVLAWADLAPALVLNRPSAMTANHSKPYQLGQIRRSGFRVPQTLITTDPEAAIAFWQQHGEVIYKSISGIRSRVSRLSKAHWQRLDHIHWCPTQFQEYIPGNDYRVHVVGDRVFACEIVSGADDYRYAASPGEAPVLRPVELPSDVQRQCQALSSDLKLPVAGIDLRQTPDGEWVCFEVNPSPGFTYFEQETGHGISAAIAQLLASEMSSSRSSSRSSSSDSVLAPSAQLTVPEIEQSVSSAQLTAPEIDSSAPLSPSSYPSSSYPVSSYPPAMPASIHPPLKFQPLSHSWVALHPRPRGVVQFIGGAFFGTFPTLFYRHFLRELYEQGFTIVAFPFRFSFRHWSMAGSLFNEQSRLRSLLTQEARRLNYEAEIYEDAQQYSWIGHSLGCKYIALLELLSDPEWKTLLQTTLGAEVQEQIERSLGAFGQGISIKGQPSLLLAPAISDTKSAIPLPWLAAQLDNLKLGVLPTRQQTQSLIQKSQLFNLTALISFECDRVAGSQTNPDLSKKYGNCNDVIWFVEQLRQKRFSVLTEEFPGKHLEPLGFSFKNFTWNPFGHQKVRLKQRFLEQATYGFLKDLYERAGTRTDSSDRLTLEAKVTD; encoded by the coding sequence ATGTCTATCTTGCTTTGGGGACCCGCGACCGATCCACCCCTCCAATCTGTTCATCGCGAGCTGCTCCAGTTAGGAGTTCCTGTCCTGCTGGCTGATCAGGAACTTGTGGCGCAAACCCGCTTTCAGTGGCACACAGAAAATACAATTCAGGGATTGCTTGAAGTTGGAACCCAGGTCATTAATCTGGCGGAAGTGAAGGCCGTCTATCTGCGCTCCCATGATGCCAGCCAGCTAGCTGCCGTGACGGCTCAGGGGAAGATGATGCAGGGAGGCACTAATCTTACCAGGGATCATGCAACCGCACTCAATCAAGCCGTGCTGGCATGGGCAGACCTGGCTCCTGCTCTGGTGTTAAACCGTCCTTCGGCAATGACTGCGAACCATTCCAAACCTTATCAGCTTGGGCAAATTCGGCGATCGGGCTTTCGTGTGCCCCAGACGCTGATCACTACTGATCCTGAAGCAGCAATTGCTTTCTGGCAGCAGCACGGTGAGGTGATCTATAAATCAATCAGCGGCATCCGCAGCCGTGTCTCGCGCTTGAGTAAAGCCCACTGGCAGCGGTTAGATCATATTCACTGGTGTCCTACGCAGTTTCAGGAATACATTCCGGGAAATGACTATCGGGTGCATGTGGTGGGCGATCGGGTCTTTGCCTGTGAAATTGTTTCTGGAGCAGACGATTACCGCTATGCCGCAAGTCCAGGGGAAGCCCCGGTTCTCCGTCCAGTCGAACTTCCCTCCGATGTGCAGCGGCAATGTCAGGCTTTGTCAAGCGATCTGAAGCTTCCCGTTGCAGGCATCGATCTACGGCAAACGCCCGATGGGGAATGGGTCTGCTTTGAGGTCAATCCTTCTCCTGGATTCACCTACTTTGAGCAGGAAACCGGGCATGGGATCAGCGCTGCGATCGCTCAATTGCTAGCCTCTGAAATGTCGTCTTCTAGGTCGTCTTCTAGGTCGTCTTCTAGCGACAGTGTTCTGGCTCCATCGGCTCAACTGACTGTTCCTGAAATCGAGCAATCGGTTTCATCGGCTCAATTAACCGCTCCTGAAATTGATTCGTCGGCTCCGCTGTCCCCTTCTTCCTATCCTTCTTCTTCCTATCCCGTTTCCTCCTATCCCCCTGCTATGCCAGCTTCTATCCATCCTCCCCTAAAGTTTCAGCCCTTATCCCATAGCTGGGTTGCCCTTCACCCTCGTCCCAGGGGAGTTGTGCAGTTTATCGGCGGTGCTTTCTTTGGAACATTTCCAACGCTGTTTTACCGCCACTTTTTGAGAGAGCTATACGAGCAGGGCTTTACGATCGTGGCGTTTCCTTTTCGCTTTAGCTTCCGGCACTGGTCAATGGCAGGCAGTTTGTTTAATGAGCAATCCCGCTTGCGATCGCTGCTTACCCAGGAAGCCAGACGACTGAACTACGAAGCAGAAATTTATGAGGATGCTCAGCAATATAGCTGGATTGGTCATAGCCTGGGCTGCAAGTATATTGCGCTGCTAGAGCTTCTCAGCGATCCAGAATGGAAAACACTGCTGCAAACCACGCTCGGAGCCGAAGTACAGGAGCAAATTGAGCGATCGCTCGGTGCTTTTGGGCAGGGTATTTCGATTAAAGGACAGCCTTCCCTGCTCCTCGCCCCTGCCATTAGCGATACCAAAAGTGCAATTCCTCTGCCCTGGCTGGCAGCCCAACTGGACAACCTGAAGCTGGGAGTGCTGCCAACTCGCCAACAAACTCAATCCCTGATCCAAAAAAGCCAGCTCTTTAATCTAACGGCATTAATCTCCTTTGAATGCGATCGCGTCGCAGGAAGCCAGACTAATCCCGATCTGAGCAAGAAATATGGCAACTGCAACGATGTGATCTGGTTCGTTGAGCAACTGCGGCAAAAGCGATTTTCTGTACTTACGGAAGAGTTTCCAGGCAAGCATTTAGAGCCGCTCGGATTTTCCTTCAAAAATTTTACCTGGAACCCCTTTGGACACCAGAAGGTTCGCTTAAAGCAGCGTTTTCTGGAACAGGCAACTTATGGCTTTCTCAAGGATCTCTACGAAAGAGCAGGCACCCGAACCGACTCAAGCGACAGACTAACGTTAGAGGCTAAAGTGACAGACTAA
- a CDS encoding glutathione S-transferase family protein translates to MTAPLSWTELEALTHFELDPVNGPTNAQARLRLFGRPESDVRVTLFRDNHAWCPYCQKVWLWLEEKQIPYRIEKVTMFCYGEKESWYKRKVPSGMLPALELNGHLITESDVILLALERAFGPLTQSMEDPRVLPLRRLERLLFQAWCSWLCYPSRSSKQEQYSREQFTGVMDKVESALASTPGSYFLEEFGTADVVFTPYVERMNASLYYYKGYSMRESNPRFAAWFNAMESRSTYRGTQSDFHTHVHDLPPQMGGCWENGEPQMLINKHRVDHGSWFGLPDVAYPEPENSREEALYRVIKHRTNIIRANPADDTLFDQALRCALTLMMTGEPAVPPAGSDSALRYLRDRVNVPRDMSIYAAKHLRQALEATAALVGDGQGTPIPLKHRRDQNPALFA, encoded by the coding sequence ATGACTGCCCCTCTAAGCTGGACGGAACTCGAAGCCCTGACTCACTTTGAACTTGATCCGGTCAACGGTCCCACCAATGCTCAGGCTCGGCTGCGGTTGTTTGGTCGCCCCGAATCCGACGTGCGGGTCACGCTGTTTCGCGATAACCATGCCTGGTGCCCCTACTGTCAGAAGGTCTGGCTCTGGCTGGAAGAAAAGCAGATCCCGTACCGCATCGAAAAAGTGACGATGTTTTGTTACGGCGAGAAAGAGAGCTGGTACAAGCGCAAAGTACCGTCTGGGATGTTACCTGCCCTGGAGCTGAATGGACACCTGATTACCGAAAGCGATGTTATCCTTCTGGCACTGGAGCGTGCCTTTGGTCCTTTGACTCAGAGCATGGAAGATCCGCGAGTTCTCCCCCTGCGGCGACTGGAGCGACTGCTCTTTCAAGCCTGGTGTAGCTGGCTTTGCTATCCATCCAGGTCGTCTAAGCAGGAGCAATATAGTCGGGAGCAGTTTACAGGGGTCATGGATAAGGTCGAGTCTGCCCTGGCAAGTACACCGGGTTCCTATTTCCTGGAGGAGTTTGGCACGGCGGATGTGGTCTTTACCCCCTACGTTGAGCGGATGAACGCCAGCCTGTACTACTACAAGGGCTACTCGATGCGGGAATCCAACCCTCGTTTTGCTGCCTGGTTTAATGCGATGGAAAGTCGATCGACCTATCGTGGAACGCAAAGTGACTTTCATACCCACGTCCACGATTTGCCGCCACAGATGGGAGGCTGCTGGGAAAACGGTGAGCCGCAAATGCTAATTAACAAGCATCGCGTCGATCACGGTTCCTGGTTCGGTTTGCCCGATGTCGCTTACCCAGAACCAGAGAACTCCCGCGAGGAAGCCCTCTATCGAGTCATCAAGCACCGTACTAATATTATTCGCGCCAACCCTGCCGATGATACGTTGTTTGATCAGGCTTTACGCTGTGCCCTAACACTGATGATGACGGGTGAACCTGCCGTTCCGCCTGCTGGATCAGATTCCGCACTGCGCTATTTACGCGATCGAGTGAACGTACCGCGCGATATGTCCATTTATGCCGCCAAACACCTGCGCCAGGCTCTCGAAGCAACGGCTGCTCTGGTCGGAGACGGACAGGGAACCCCAATCCCGCTCAAGCATCGACGCGATCAAAATCCAGCTCTGTTTGCTTGA